The Megalops cyprinoides isolate fMegCyp1 chromosome 9, fMegCyp1.pri, whole genome shotgun sequence genome has a window encoding:
- the si:ch211-149e23.4 gene encoding uncharacterized protein si:ch211-149e23.4 has protein sequence MAVLALQLLGFVLNIWACGATDVEVERNVTGILGEAAVLRCQYTGNDTIIVSSWTQTVSGKTKILAGYHFNTPSKKNENFGPLASPSNLTVSMQVYGLEAEREYCCSFTTTEERMLECVFLTVLVRPVVQVDLEQSMKNGTHYQTVTCSALSKPAAVIGWLINGRHPSADVYSIATTTIQHPNGTATQTSMLWFPTHLQEAGEVTCAVSHLTLPESLRTAVKAQTFVSPTVTIETSLTGEEGAGLREVVCTAAGGRPAASITWDLAGDAPDGSPEVTVWRDNETDTETVISSVSIQPDQYEGETITCHVTHPKHPQEQQRTVTLPTYHLSSVRVVSADAEEIGPENETVYQVTLEAGQRNVKIALEVTGDVPRYQVTCTKENDSLPAGVEVTGSVLCLEGPVEPSQAGLYTCDAFYYRHRSSVRLEIVLAPAVLQTAVSPPTIKTQTWEEADRRVVECSASDAFPAANLSWDLPAGLSRTVRSSSSFQNGTHSVTSILYLPVCLTRELTVECVVQHPALVDAEARPITLPACVAPDITVRSSTVWVEGVQYTEVECTVDNAEPAAKISWGVEGVDGDNGTSELTELLMKNWTQQNGPKTVRILVRLPIGALSGRDIACVVEHPALKTPDRREIRIVPAGRQPSHTPPAPPLASSVLGVSAGRHKASWLWLAVCEFRGDAASVNLSWVLPENATGKTVSRSWHEGGRLRADVTYEFTLALHEGENLTCLLQNEYGLEEKILHIPHYYISSLRVLNKTTPYQRPQSDGSLVHRIALQPHLRSQRILLRAYGNVPEYNITCVRSDGSVVWAEGGALVFLSEVTQRDTGLYTCHASFYHHSASVLIQVEITSKDFNLWLMTVTCFSTATAVILILAVSLCIFCKRHGGDLSKSESVHKKRESLAALTALLHDPCSPQLKKQSSPEGKCPEYTGLVRYSIVIDVKTTV, from the exons ATGGCTGTCTTGGCACTGCAGCTTTTGGGCTTTGTCCTAAATATATGGG cctGCGGCGCCACTGATGTGGAGGTAGAGAGGAACGTGACCGGGATTCTGGGAGAGGCTGCGGTGCTCCGGTGCCAGTACACCGGGAACGATACAATCATCGTCTCCTCGTGGACCCAGACGGTATCCGGAAAGACCAAGATACTGGCCGGTTACCACTTTAACACGCCCTCGAAGAAAAACGAAAACTTTGGCCCTCTGGCCTCTCCTAGCAACCTTACCGTGAGCATGCAGGTGTACGGTctggaggctgagagagagTACTGCTGCAGCTTCACCACTACTGAGGAGAGGATGTTAGAGTGCGTCTTCCTCACCGTGCTGG TTCGCCCTGTTGTACAAGTGGACCTGGAGCAGAGTATGAAGAATGGGACCCACTACCAGACAGTCACATGTTCCGCCCTCAGTAAACCAgcggctgtgattggctggctgatCAACGGCAGGCATCCCAGCGCTGACGTGTACTCCATCGCCACGACAACGATTCAGCATCCCAACGGTACTGCCACTCAGACCAGCATGCTCTGGTTCCCCACTCACCTGCAGGAGGCGGGCGAGGTTACCTGTGCCGTCAGTCACCTGACCTTACCTGAGTCCCTGAGGACAGCTGTGAAAGCACAGACCTTCG TGTCCCCGACCGTGACCATCGAGACGTCCCTGACCGGAGAGGAAGGGGCAGGGCTTCGAGAGGTCGTCTGCACGGCTGCAGGTGGTAGGCCAGCCGCCAGCATCACCTGGGATCTAGCTGGTGACGCACCTGACGGTTCACCTGAGGTCACGGTGTGGCGGGACaatgagacagacacagagacggTCATCAGCTCAGTCTCGATCCAGCCAGACCAGTATGAGGGAGAGACGATCACCTGCCATGTCACCCACCCAAAACATCCCCAAGAGCAACAGAGGACTGTCACCCTGCCCACCTATC ATCTGTCCTCTGTGAGGGTGGTGAGCGCAGACGCAGAAGAAATTGGCCCTGAGAATGAGACTGTGTATCAGGTGACCCTGGAGGCGGGCCAAAGGAATGTGAAGATCGCACTGGAAGTGACAGGCGACGTGCCACGCTACCAAGTGACATGCACCAA agaAAACGATTCCCTTCCTGCGGGCGTGGAAGTGACAGGCAGTGTCCTCTGTTTGGAAGGGCCTGTGGAGCCCTCTCAGGCAGGACTGTACACCTGCGATGCCTTCTACTACAGACACCGGAGCTCTGTGCGGCTAGAGATAGTGCTCGCCCCAGCTGTTTTACAAACAG ctgtttctcctcccaccatcaaaacTCAGACGTGGGAGGAAGCGGATCGCAGAGTCGTAGAATGTTCCGCCTCAGATGCGTTCCCAGCGGCCAACCTGTCCTGGGATCTGCCCGCGGGCCTCTCCAGAACCGTCCGGTCAAGCTCCTCCTTCCAGAACGGAACTCATTCTGTCACCAGCATTCTGTACCTGCCCGTCTGCCTAACCCGGGAGCTCACGGTGGAGTGTGTGGTACAGCATCCTGCGCTTGTGGACGCGGAGGCCCGACCGATAACGCTTCCTGCTTGCG TTGCCCCAGACATCACTGTGCGCTCCAGCACTGTGTGGGTCGAGGGTGTGCAGTACACCGAGGTGGAGTGCACGGTGGACAACGCCGAGCCTGCAGCCAAAATCTCCTGGGGAGTGGAGGGCGTCGACGGTGACAACGGTACCAGCGAGCTCACCGAGCTCCTGATGAAGAACTGGACCCAGCAGAACGGGCCAAAGACCGTCCGCATCCTGGTGAGGCTACCCATTGGCGCGCTGTCTGGACGGGACATCGCCTGTGTGGTCGAACACCCGGCACTGAAGACCCCAGACAGGAGGGAGATTCGGATCGTACCAGCGG GCCGACAGCCTTCCCACACTCCCCCCGCACCGCCCCTGGCCTCCTCGGTGCTGGGGGTCTCGGCAGGTCGACACAAGGCCTCCTGGCTGTGGCTGGCTGTCTGCGAGTTCAGAGGGGACGCGGCCAGCGTCAACCTCTCCTGGGTGCTTCCTGAGAACGCCACAGGGAAGACCGTCTCCCGCTCCTGGCACGAGGGGGGCCGACTCCGGGCTGACGTCACTTACGAGTTCACTCTGGCTCTACACGAGGGGGAGAACCTGACCTGCCTGCTGCAAAATGAATACGGTTTAGAGGAGAAGATTCTCCACATCCCTCATTACT ATATCTCGTCTCTGAGGGTGCTAAACAAAACAACGCCGTACCAGCGGCCCCAGAGCGACGGCTCTCTGGTGCACAGAATAgccctgcagccacacctgcGCAGTCAGAGGATCCTGCTTAGAGCCTACGGCAATGTGCCAGAGTACAACATCACCTGCGTCAG GAGTGACGGTTCAGTTGTGTGGGCAGAGGGCGGGGCGCTGGTGTTCCTGTCGGAGGTGACACAGCGTGACACTGGGCTGTACACCTGCCACGCCTCCTTCTATCACCATAGCGCTAGCGTCCTCATCCAGGTGGAGATTACCAGCAAGGACTTCAATCTCT